One Cellulosimicrobium protaetiae genomic region harbors:
- a CDS encoding GOLPH3/VPS74 family protein, translated as MLILEDYLLLTLDDVTGKAVVDASYREQVAAGALLVELALLGRADLAGDGDGGRIGRIVVRDASPTGNRLLDEALDVVRSREGSKPKALVAPIAKLKPASRAIGSLAERGVLRREEGRVLGIFPTTRWPAADSRHEDSVRADLWRVLVEGGVLDDRTAALVAILSATGQAGRVLAAGGDRGAAAVADGGQEWTGARRRAVDGRAKDIARESWASEAVRAYVEEITAVLLVGATVAATAAATS; from the coding sequence ATGCTCATCCTCGAGGACTACCTGCTGCTCACGCTCGACGACGTGACGGGCAAGGCCGTCGTCGACGCGTCGTACCGCGAGCAGGTCGCGGCCGGTGCGCTGCTCGTGGAGCTCGCGCTCCTGGGCCGGGCGGACCTCGCGGGCGACGGGGACGGCGGTCGGATCGGGCGCATCGTCGTGCGGGACGCGTCGCCGACGGGCAACCGTCTGCTGGACGAGGCGCTCGACGTCGTCCGGTCGCGCGAGGGATCGAAGCCCAAGGCGCTCGTGGCGCCCATCGCGAAGCTCAAGCCCGCGTCGCGCGCGATCGGTTCGCTCGCCGAGCGCGGGGTCCTGCGACGCGAGGAGGGCCGCGTCCTCGGGATCTTCCCGACCACGCGGTGGCCCGCGGCGGACTCGCGGCACGAGGACTCCGTGCGCGCGGACCTGTGGCGCGTGCTGGTCGAGGGCGGGGTGCTGGATGATCGGACCGCGGCGCTCGTCGCGATCCTCTCGGCGACCGGCCAGGCGGGTCGTGTCCTCGCCGCGGGCGGCGACCGCGGGGCCGCGGCGGTCGCCGACGGCGGTCAGGAGTGGACGGGCGCGCGACGGCGCGCCGTGGACGGGCGCGCGAAGGACATCGCTCGCGAGAGCTGGGCGAGCGAGGCCGTGCGCGCGTACGTCGAGGAGATCACCGCTGTGCTCCTCGTCGGTGCCACGGTGGCGGCGACGGCCGCGGCGACGAGCTGA
- a CDS encoding MarR family winged helix-turn-helix transcriptional regulator: MEQQHEDEVDRIVAAWQRERPDLDVEPLTVFSRVDRLARHLDRARRTAFARGHLETWEFDVLSALRRAGEPYRLSPGALVTQTLVTSGTMTNRIDRLEERGLVVRRRSPDDRRGVLVELTPEGLERVDTAMTDLLAVEARILDALEPGGRPALAALLRTVGGQFDD, encoded by the coding sequence ATGGAGCAGCAGCACGAGGACGAGGTCGACCGCATCGTCGCGGCCTGGCAGCGCGAGCGGCCAGACCTCGACGTCGAGCCGCTCACCGTCTTCTCGCGCGTCGACCGCCTCGCCCGGCACCTCGACCGCGCGCGCCGGACCGCGTTCGCGCGGGGGCACCTCGAGACGTGGGAGTTCGACGTCCTGTCCGCGCTGCGGCGGGCCGGCGAGCCGTACCGGCTCTCGCCCGGGGCCCTCGTCACGCAGACGCTCGTGACGAGCGGGACCATGACGAACCGCATCGACCGGCTGGAGGAGCGCGGGCTCGTCGTGCGCCGCCGGTCCCCCGACGACCGGCGCGGTGTGCTCGTCGAGCTCACGCCCGAGGGACTGGAACGCGTGGACACGGCGATGACCGACCTGCTCGCGGTGGAGGCCCGCATCCTCGACGCGCTCGAGCCCGGCGGCCGCCCTGCGCTCGCGGCGCTCCTGCGTACAGTCGGAGGACAGTTCGACGACTGA
- a CDS encoding TetR/AcrR family transcriptional regulator, with translation MTASQRREQLLAVSRGLFAEKGFDGTSVEEIAARAEVSKPVVYEHFGGKEGIYAVVVDREVQALTAALSGALDEGGHPKVLLERTALALLSYIEASEDGFRILVRDSPVAQATGTFSSLIGDVATQVEHLLAHQFRTRGLDPKVAPIYAQMLVGMVALTGQYWLDARSPKKTEVAAHLVNLAWNGLADMEKRPRLITTPGS, from the coding sequence ATGACCGCGAGCCAGCGGCGCGAGCAGCTGCTCGCGGTGAGCCGCGGCCTGTTCGCCGAGAAGGGGTTCGACGGGACGAGCGTCGAGGAGATCGCGGCGCGCGCCGAGGTGTCCAAGCCGGTCGTGTACGAGCACTTCGGGGGCAAGGAGGGCATCTACGCCGTCGTCGTCGACCGCGAGGTCCAGGCGCTCACCGCCGCGCTCTCCGGCGCGCTCGACGAGGGCGGGCACCCCAAGGTCCTGCTCGAGCGCACCGCGCTCGCGCTGCTGTCGTACATCGAGGCGTCCGAGGACGGGTTCCGCATCCTCGTCCGCGACTCCCCCGTCGCCCAGGCCACCGGCACGTTCTCCAGCCTCATCGGCGACGTCGCGACCCAGGTCGAGCACCTGCTCGCCCACCAGTTCCGCACGCGCGGGCTCGACCCGAAGGTCGCGCCGATCTACGCGCAGATGCTCGTCGGCATGGTCGCCCTCACGGGGCAGTACTGGCTCGACGCGCGCTCGCCGAAGAAGACCGAGGTCGCGGCCCACCTCGTCAACCTCGCGTGGAACGGCCTGGCCGACATGGAGAAGCGACCTCGCCTCATCACGACACCCGGCTCGTGA
- a CDS encoding UDP-glucose dehydrogenase family protein: MRISVVGCGYLGAVHAASLASLGHDVVGVDVDEDKVVSLTAARAPFFEPDLPDLLGQELASGRLSFTTDVSQVRGARVHFVCVGTPQKQGEYAADLRYVDAAIESLLPHLSPGDVVVGKSTVPVGTALRLAARVREAQPEAHLVWNPEFLREGHAVQDTLHPDRLVYGLDPAADDVPERVLDEVYASLLGDGTPKVVTDFATAELVKVAANSFLATKISFINAMAELCEATGGDVTVLADAIGHDARIGRSFLNAGLGFGGGCLPKDIRAFMARAGELGVDQALSFLREVDSINMRRRVRMVDLAREVCGGSVVGRNVAVLGAAFKPDSDDTRDSPALNVAMQMHLQGAHVVVTDPRAVENARRTAPELKYAATVEEAVQEADVVVLLTEWREYRELDPRALGEHVAHRRVLDGRNALDPTVWRDAGWAYRALGRP; encoded by the coding sequence ATGCGCATCTCCGTCGTCGGGTGCGGCTACCTCGGCGCGGTGCACGCAGCCAGCCTGGCCTCGCTCGGCCACGACGTCGTCGGCGTCGACGTCGACGAGGACAAGGTCGTGTCCCTCACCGCGGCGCGGGCACCGTTCTTCGAGCCCGACCTGCCCGACCTGCTCGGCCAGGAGCTCGCGAGCGGCCGCCTCTCGTTCACCACCGACGTCTCGCAGGTCCGGGGCGCACGGGTCCACTTCGTGTGCGTGGGCACGCCCCAGAAGCAGGGTGAGTACGCGGCGGACCTGCGCTACGTCGACGCCGCGATCGAGTCCCTCCTGCCGCACCTGTCGCCGGGCGACGTCGTCGTCGGCAAGTCCACGGTCCCCGTGGGGACGGCCCTACGGCTGGCCGCACGCGTCCGCGAGGCCCAGCCGGAAGCCCATCTCGTGTGGAACCCGGAGTTCCTGCGCGAGGGCCACGCGGTCCAGGACACGTTGCACCCCGACCGGCTCGTCTACGGGCTCGACCCGGCGGCGGACGATGTCCCCGAGCGGGTCCTCGACGAGGTCTACGCGAGCCTCCTCGGCGACGGCACACCGAAGGTCGTGACGGACTTCGCGACGGCCGAGCTCGTCAAGGTCGCGGCGAACTCGTTCCTCGCGACGAAGATCTCCTTCATCAACGCCATGGCCGAGCTGTGCGAGGCCACAGGCGGCGACGTCACCGTGCTCGCGGACGCGATCGGCCACGACGCGCGCATCGGTCGCAGCTTCCTCAACGCGGGGCTCGGGTTCGGCGGCGGTTGCCTGCCCAAGGACATCCGGGCGTTCATGGCCCGCGCGGGCGAGCTCGGCGTCGACCAGGCTCTGTCGTTCCTGCGCGAGGTCGACTCGATCAACATGCGGCGCCGCGTCCGGATGGTCGACCTCGCCCGCGAGGTCTGCGGCGGGTCGGTCGTCGGGCGCAACGTCGCCGTCCTCGGCGCTGCGTTCAAGCCCGACAGCGACGACACGCGCGACTCCCCCGCGCTCAACGTCGCGATGCAGATGCACCTCCAGGGCGCGCACGTCGTCGTGACCGACCCGCGCGCCGTCGAGAACGCCCGGCGCACAGCCCCCGAGCTGAAGTACGCGGCCACCGTCGAGGAGGCGGTGCAGGAGGCCGACGTCGTCGTCCTGCTCACCGAGTGGCGCGAGTACCGCGAGCTCGACCCGCGCGCGCTCGGCGAGCACGTCGCGCACCGGCGGGTCCTCGACGGACGCAACGCCCTCGACCCGACGGTCTGGCGCGACGCGGGCTGGGCCTACCGGGCCCTGGGCCGTCCCTGA
- a CDS encoding SIMPL domain-containing protein — MGTSGVTTTGQGAVTATPDVAVVELGAESSAPGVQEALDRANAGLAAARDALVAAGVLQADVRTSQTSTWTEQRDDGPRTTARLTLRATVRDVAACGEIVRAALDAAGPVARLDSTSLAVGDPGPLAVAARDAAYADARSRAEQYARLAGRSLGPVVEIREDSGGPGPMPRMMAAKAATDALVVEPGTQEVRASVTVRWELAD; from the coding sequence ATGGGTACCTCGGGAGTGACGACCACCGGCCAGGGCGCCGTGACGGCGACGCCGGACGTCGCCGTCGTCGAGCTGGGCGCGGAGTCGAGCGCCCCCGGGGTGCAGGAGGCCCTCGACCGGGCGAACGCCGGCCTCGCCGCGGCGCGCGACGCGCTCGTCGCGGCGGGTGTCCTACAAGCAGACGTGCGCACGTCGCAGACCTCGACCTGGACCGAGCAGCGCGACGACGGACCGCGCACGACGGCGCGCCTCACGCTGCGCGCGACCGTGCGCGACGTCGCGGCGTGCGGCGAGATCGTCCGTGCCGCCCTCGACGCGGCAGGGCCCGTCGCGCGGCTCGACTCGACGAGCCTCGCCGTCGGCGACCCCGGGCCGCTCGCCGTGGCGGCGCGCGACGCCGCGTACGCCGACGCGCGGTCCCGCGCCGAGCAGTACGCGCGCCTCGCCGGTCGGTCGCTCGGGCCGGTCGTCGAGATCCGTGAGGACTCCGGCGGCCCCGGCCCGATGCCGCGGATGATGGCGGCCAAGGCGGCGACCGACGCGCTCGTCGTCGAGCCGGGTACGCAGGAGGTCCGCGCGAGCGTCACGGTGCGCTGGGAGCTCGCGGACTGA
- a CDS encoding ABC transporter ATP-binding protein, whose protein sequence is MATLEIDSLTKTYGDVRALRGTSFDVRAGEIFGFVGSNGAGKTTTMRIVLGVLAADGGEVRWDGRPIDLAARRRIGYMPEERGLYPRMKVGEQLVYLARLHGLSATEAKDAMERWTQTLGVDARRGDEVQKLSLGNQQRVQLAAALTHDPELLVLDEPFSGLDPVAVDVMSGVLRDRADAGVPVVFSSHQLDLVERLCDRVGIIKDGAMVEVGTIDELRRTETERWVVDGPPGASWIGAVPDARAVRLEGSRSVVELTPGDGTGIDGTSGREQAVLRAALAAGPVHEFSLVRPSLTELYRDVVSAEDAPADAAAETVGVGA, encoded by the coding sequence ATGGCGACACTCGAGATCGACTCGCTCACCAAGACCTACGGCGACGTGCGCGCCCTGCGCGGGACGTCGTTCGACGTGCGTGCCGGGGAGATCTTCGGCTTCGTCGGCTCCAACGGGGCCGGCAAGACCACGACGATGCGCATCGTCCTCGGCGTGCTCGCCGCCGACGGCGGCGAGGTGCGGTGGGACGGCAGGCCGATCGACCTCGCCGCGCGCCGCCGCATCGGCTACATGCCCGAGGAGCGCGGGCTCTACCCGCGCATGAAGGTCGGCGAGCAGCTCGTCTACCTCGCCCGGCTCCACGGCCTGTCAGCGACCGAGGCGAAGGACGCCATGGAGCGCTGGACCCAGACGCTCGGCGTCGACGCCCGCCGCGGCGACGAGGTGCAGAAGCTCTCGCTCGGCAACCAGCAGCGCGTGCAGCTCGCGGCGGCGCTCACGCACGACCCGGAGCTGCTCGTGCTCGACGAGCCGTTCAGCGGGCTCGACCCGGTCGCCGTCGACGTCATGAGCGGCGTCCTGCGCGACCGCGCGGACGCGGGCGTCCCCGTCGTCTTCTCCTCGCACCAGCTCGACCTCGTGGAACGCCTGTGCGACCGCGTCGGGATCATCAAGGACGGCGCGATGGTCGAGGTCGGCACGATCGACGAGCTGCGGCGGACCGAGACCGAACGATGGGTCGTGGACGGGCCGCCGGGAGCGAGCTGGATCGGGGCCGTGCCCGACGCGCGGGCCGTCCGCCTCGAGGGGTCGCGCAGCGTCGTCGAGCTCACGCCGGGCGACGGGACCGGGATCGACGGGACGAGCGGGCGCGAGCAGGCCGTGCTGCGCGCCGCGCTCGCCGCCGGGCCGGTGCACGAGTTCTCGCTCGTGCGGCCGTCGCTCACCGAGCTGTACCGCGACGTCGTCAGCGCCGAGGATGCGCCTGCCGACGCGGCCGCCGAGACCGTGGGGGTGGGGGCATGA
- a CDS encoding ribose-phosphate diphosphokinase: protein MSSTIAGNGEKSLVLASGRAHPELANDVARELGIDLLPTTAYDFANGEIYVRFGESVRGADVFILQSHTAPINQWIMEQLLMVDAAKRASARTITVVQPFYGYARQDKKHRGREPISARLMSDLFTAAGADRLMSVDLHAAQTQGFFDGPVDHLWAMPILTDYVRSRVDTSNVTVVSPDAGRIRVAEQWAAKLGGGPLAFVHKTRDITRPNQAVANRVVGEVEGRDCVLVDDLIDTGGTIAEAVRVILAAGARSVIVAATHGVLSDPAAQRLSECGASEVVITDTLPIAAEKQFPQLTVLSIAPLVARAIREVFDDGSVTSLFDGNS from the coding sequence ATGAGCAGCACGATCGCCGGAAACGGGGAGAAGTCCCTCGTCCTCGCCTCGGGACGCGCGCACCCCGAGCTCGCCAACGACGTCGCGCGGGAGCTGGGCATCGACCTGCTGCCCACGACCGCGTACGACTTCGCCAACGGCGAGATCTACGTCCGGTTCGGGGAGTCGGTGCGCGGCGCCGACGTCTTCATCCTCCAGAGCCACACCGCGCCGATCAACCAGTGGATCATGGAGCAGCTGCTCATGGTCGACGCCGCCAAGCGCGCCTCGGCCCGCACCATCACGGTCGTCCAGCCGTTCTACGGCTACGCGCGCCAGGACAAGAAGCACCGCGGCCGCGAGCCGATCTCGGCCCGCCTCATGTCCGACCTGTTCACCGCCGCGGGCGCCGACCGCCTCATGAGCGTCGACCTGCACGCCGCGCAGACGCAGGGCTTCTTCGACGGGCCGGTCGACCACCTGTGGGCCATGCCGATCCTCACCGACTACGTCCGCTCGCGCGTCGACACGTCGAACGTCACGGTCGTCTCGCCCGACGCCGGCCGCATCCGCGTCGCCGAGCAGTGGGCGGCGAAGCTCGGCGGCGGCCCGCTCGCGTTCGTGCACAAGACGCGCGACATCACGCGCCCCAACCAGGCCGTCGCCAACCGCGTCGTCGGCGAGGTCGAGGGCCGCGACTGCGTGCTCGTCGACGACCTCATCGACACCGGCGGCACGATCGCCGAGGCGGTGCGCGTCATCCTCGCCGCGGGCGCCCGGTCGGTCATCGTGGCCGCGACGCACGGCGTGCTGTCCGACCCGGCGGCGCAGCGCCTCTCGGAGTGCGGGGCGAGCGAGGTCGTCATCACCGACACGCTGCCCATCGCCGCGGAGAAGCAGTTCCCGCAGCTCACCGTGCTCTCCATCGCGCCGCTCGTCGCGCGCGCGATCCGTGAGGTGTTCGACGACGGGTCGGTCACCTCGCTCTTCGACGGCAACAGCTGA
- the glmU gene encoding bifunctional UDP-N-acetylglucosamine diphosphorylase/glucosamine-1-phosphate N-acetyltransferase GlmU codes for MEAQQGTDTTVAPAAVIVLAAGEGTRMKSSTPKMLHTLAGRSLLGHVLVAARSLDPALLAVVVRHERDRVAEHAVSVDPDAVVVDQDEIPGTGRAVQCALVALDAKAHAQALVAGVPDGEEGRGLGDGLEGPVVVTAGDTPLLDGGTLAQLLAAHVADGNAVTMLTTELEDATGYGRVVRDGAGDVQRIVEHKDASADERAIREINASIYVFDAAVLRRGLGTLGRDNAQGEVYLTDVVAAARAEGGSVRALVSADPTIVEGVNDRVQLATLRAELNRRILEDWMREGVTVVDPTSTWVDVDVELARDVTLLPGTQLHGATVVAEGATIGPDTTLTDTEVGAGATVTRTHGSLAVLGAGTSVGPFAYLRPGTVLGARGKIGTFVETKNAEIGEGSKIPHLSYVGDATIGEHTNIGAASVTVNYDGVHKHRTVIGSHARTGADNMFVAPVSVGDGAYTAAGSVIRRDVPAGALGVSGGQQRNIEGWVERRRPGTAAADAAAAARANDPEAPPLGAQAQAQLADQNVAATAERPTPPPPGPELEHTLEALRGGRPAATAD; via the coding sequence ATGGAAGCTCAGCAGGGCACCGACACCACCGTCGCCCCCGCTGCCGTGATCGTCCTCGCCGCAGGCGAGGGCACGCGGATGAAGTCGTCCACCCCCAAGATGCTCCACACCCTCGCGGGCCGCAGCCTGCTCGGGCACGTGCTCGTCGCGGCGCGCTCGCTCGACCCGGCGCTGCTCGCCGTCGTCGTGCGGCACGAGCGCGACCGCGTCGCCGAGCACGCGGTCTCGGTCGACCCGGACGCCGTCGTCGTGGACCAGGACGAGATCCCCGGGACCGGGCGCGCCGTGCAGTGCGCGCTCGTCGCGCTCGACGCGAAGGCCCACGCGCAGGCCCTCGTGGCCGGGGTGCCCGACGGCGAGGAGGGGCGCGGCCTGGGCGACGGGCTGGAGGGCCCGGTGGTCGTCACGGCGGGCGACACCCCGCTGCTCGACGGCGGCACGCTCGCCCAGCTCCTCGCCGCGCACGTCGCGGACGGCAACGCGGTGACGATGCTGACGACGGAGCTCGAGGACGCGACCGGGTACGGGCGCGTCGTGCGCGACGGCGCGGGCGACGTGCAGCGGATCGTCGAGCACAAGGACGCGTCGGCCGACGAGCGTGCGATCCGCGAGATCAACGCGTCGATCTACGTGTTCGACGCCGCGGTCCTGCGCCGCGGCCTGGGCACGCTCGGTCGCGACAACGCGCAGGGCGAGGTGTACCTCACGGACGTCGTCGCGGCGGCGCGCGCCGAGGGCGGCTCGGTCCGGGCGCTCGTGTCGGCGGACCCGACGATCGTCGAGGGCGTCAACGACCGCGTGCAGCTCGCGACGCTGCGCGCGGAGCTCAACCGCCGGATCCTCGAGGACTGGATGCGCGAGGGCGTGACCGTCGTCGACCCGACCTCGACGTGGGTCGACGTCGACGTCGAGCTCGCGCGCGACGTCACCCTGCTCCCGGGCACGCAGCTCCACGGCGCGACGGTGGTCGCCGAGGGCGCCACCATCGGCCCGGACACGACGCTCACGGACACCGAGGTCGGTGCGGGCGCGACCGTGACCCGCACGCACGGCTCGCTCGCGGTCCTGGGCGCGGGGACGTCCGTCGGCCCGTTCGCCTACCTGCGCCCCGGCACCGTGCTGGGCGCGCGGGGCAAGATCGGCACGTTCGTCGAGACGAAGAACGCGGAGATCGGCGAGGGCTCCAAGATCCCGCACCTGTCCTACGTGGGCGACGCGACGATCGGCGAGCACACGAACATCGGCGCCGCGTCGGTCACGGTCAACTACGACGGCGTGCACAAGCACCGCACGGTGATCGGCTCGCACGCGCGCACGGGCGCGGACAACATGTTCGTCGCTCCCGTGAGCGTCGGCGACGGCGCGTACACCGCGGCCGGGTCCGTCATCCGCCGCGACGTGCCCGCGGGTGCGCTCGGTGTGAGCGGTGGCCAGCAGCGCAACATCGAGGGCTGGGTCGAGCGCCGTCGCCCGGGCACCGCCGCCGCCGACGCCGCGGCCGCCGCGCGCGCGAACGACCCCGAGGCGCCTCCGCTCGGCGCGCAGGCGCAGGCACAGCTCGCCGACCAGAACGTCGCCGCGACCGCCGAGCGCCCGACCCCGCCCCCGCCCGGCCCCGAGCTCGAGCACACGCTCGAGGCGCTGCGTGGCGGTCGCCCCGCCGCCACGGCAGACTGA
- a CDS encoding CynX/NimT family MFS transporter translates to MPPSRPPRPSTFRGGIDGVLLVAVLLVAVNLRAPLTALPPVVADVAADLHLTAAAAGLLTGIPVLCFALATPAVAGLLGRSSLRTAIAVALGLILAGTLLRSADLAALGADTLGTAGTFAGTVLLGLGITTANLAVPMIAQRDFPGHVATVTGLYTAAINVGTVATTALTAPLADAVGWRWALASWSVLAVVALVWWLRAVPREASAPRPTAQGTGSGTSSGTTSSPDTARPGDRGGSSDPGSTGPDPDADADALATAAAEGVTGTDPSAARERHVLATPFTWWLCAMFALQSSSFYALTAWLPLILEDLAGIPRAASGGAASLFQGFAIVGGLAVPLAVRRWSMRTSFAVIAVLWLALPVGLLAAPGLWAVWASMAGVAQAANFVVIFTLVAQHFPTIRRGRQASATVQSVGYCLAAVAPTLAGALHSATGTWAAPVAVVLGALVAMTVIGLALTGSPRPRAR, encoded by the coding sequence ATGCCGCCGTCCCGGCCGCCCCGCCCGAGCACGTTCCGCGGCGGGATCGACGGCGTGCTGCTCGTCGCGGTGCTGCTGGTCGCGGTCAACCTGCGCGCGCCGCTCACGGCGCTGCCGCCCGTCGTCGCGGACGTCGCCGCCGACCTCCACCTGACGGCCGCGGCCGCGGGCCTGCTCACCGGCATCCCCGTCCTGTGCTTCGCGCTCGCGACCCCCGCCGTCGCCGGGCTGCTCGGACGATCGTCGCTGCGGACGGCGATCGCGGTCGCGCTCGGGCTGATCCTCGCCGGGACGCTCCTGCGGTCGGCGGACCTCGCCGCCCTCGGCGCCGACACCCTCGGCACGGCGGGGACCTTCGCCGGGACGGTGCTCCTCGGGCTCGGCATCACGACGGCGAACCTCGCGGTCCCGATGATCGCGCAGCGCGACTTCCCCGGGCACGTCGCGACCGTGACCGGCCTGTACACGGCGGCGATCAACGTGGGGACCGTCGCGACGACGGCGCTCACCGCACCCCTGGCCGACGCCGTCGGGTGGCGCTGGGCGCTGGCGTCCTGGTCCGTGCTCGCCGTCGTCGCGCTCGTCTGGTGGCTGCGCGCCGTCCCGCGCGAGGCGAGCGCGCCGCGACCGACGGCACAGGGCACGGGGAGCGGGACGTCGTCAGGAACGACATCCTCGCCCGACACCGCGCGGCCGGGCGACAGGGGCGGGTCGAGCGACCCGGGCTCGACCGGTCCCGACCCCGACGCCGACGCCGACGCTCTCGCCACCGCGGCGGCCGAGGGGGTCACGGGAACCGACCCCTCCGCCGCGCGCGAGCGCCACGTCCTCGCGACGCCGTTCACGTGGTGGCTGTGCGCGATGTTCGCGCTCCAGTCGTCGAGCTTCTACGCGCTCACGGCGTGGCTGCCGCTCATCCTGGAGGACCTTGCGGGGATCCCGCGCGCGGCGTCGGGTGGCGCGGCGTCGTTGTTCCAGGGCTTCGCGATCGTCGGCGGGCTCGCGGTGCCGCTCGCAGTGCGCCGCTGGTCGATGCGGACGAGCTTCGCCGTGATCGCGGTGCTGTGGCTCGCGCTGCCCGTGGGCCTTCTCGCCGCGCCCGGTCTGTGGGCGGTGTGGGCGTCGATGGCGGGTGTCGCGCAGGCGGCGAACTTCGTCGTCATCTTCACGCTCGTCGCGCAGCACTTCCCGACCATCCGGCGCGGGCGCCAGGCGTCGGCGACGGTGCAGTCCGTGGGGTACTGCCTCGCGGCGGTCGCCCCGACGCTGGCCGGCGCCCTGCACTCGGCGACGGGCACGTGGGCCGCACCGGTCGCCGTCGTGCTCGGCGCGCTCGTGGCGATGACGGTGATCGGCCTCGCACTTACGGGCTCCCCCCGCCCCCGCGCAAGGTAG
- a CDS encoding ABC transporter permease: MSTGTSLTSWGAIRLVASREIMTRLRSKSFVWLTVILVGAVVLGGFVLNAASSSGPTAERVGVTPETSALAESIETTGSTLGTEVETVDVADDAAGEAQVQDGDLDALVTGTADAPTVVVDTELSPGLTAVFTTLAQQTALSDAVASLGGDPAQVAGDVATAAPTVRTIGEPSEFDPTRYVTGLVTGILLFMAIMISGQLIAQGVVEEKTSRVVELLLSTVRPWQLMAGKVLGIGLVGLGQVALVVLAGVGTALGLGLVDTSTIDLGTAAVWALVWFVVGFVSYALLMAGLGALVSRQEDVGAVTTPVTFLMVVPYIVGVSVAPWAPDNPLVVWLSYVPLCSPLLMPVRIALGSAETWEALLALGLSIVVIPVLVWLAAKIYSNAVLRTGARVRLKDALRTT; encoded by the coding sequence ATGAGCACGGGAACCTCGTTGACGTCCTGGGGCGCCATCCGCCTCGTCGCGAGCCGCGAGATCATGACGCGGCTGCGCTCGAAGTCGTTCGTGTGGCTGACGGTGATCCTCGTCGGCGCCGTCGTGCTCGGCGGGTTCGTGCTCAACGCCGCGAGCTCGTCCGGCCCGACCGCCGAGCGCGTGGGCGTCACGCCCGAGACGTCGGCCCTCGCGGAGTCGATCGAGACCACGGGCAGCACGCTCGGGACCGAGGTCGAGACGGTCGACGTCGCGGACGACGCCGCAGGCGAGGCCCAGGTACAGGACGGGGATCTCGACGCTCTCGTCACCGGGACGGCCGACGCCCCCACCGTCGTCGTGGACACCGAGCTCTCCCCCGGTCTCACGGCGGTCTTCACGACCCTCGCCCAGCAGACCGCGCTGTCCGACGCCGTCGCGAGCCTCGGCGGCGACCCCGCCCAGGTCGCGGGCGACGTCGCGACGGCCGCGCCGACCGTCCGCACGATCGGCGAGCCCAGCGAGTTCGACCCGACCCGCTACGTCACCGGCCTCGTCACCGGCATCCTGCTCTTCATGGCCATCATGATCAGCGGGCAGCTCATCGCGCAGGGCGTCGTCGAGGAGAAGACGAGCCGCGTCGTCGAGCTCCTGCTCTCGACCGTCCGGCCCTGGCAGCTCATGGCGGGCAAGGTGCTCGGCATCGGGCTCGTCGGGCTCGGGCAGGTCGCGCTCGTCGTGCTCGCGGGCGTCGGCACCGCGCTCGGCCTCGGTCTGGTCGACACGTCGACCATCGACCTCGGCACCGCTGCCGTCTGGGCACTCGTCTGGTTCGTCGTCGGGTTCGTCAGCTACGCGCTCCTCATGGCCGGGCTCGGCGCGCTCGTCTCGCGCCAGGAGGACGTCGGGGCGGTGACCACGCCCGTCACGTTCCTCATGGTCGTGCCGTACATCGTCGGCGTGTCCGTCGCGCCGTGGGCCCCGGACAACCCGCTCGTCGTGTGGCTGTCGTACGTCCCCCTGTGCTCGCCGCTCCTCATGCCCGTGCGCATCGCGCTCGGCAGCGCCGAGACCTGGGAGGCCCTCCTCGCGCTCGGCCTGTCGATCGTCGTCATCCCGGTCCTCGTGTGGCTCGCCGCGAAGATCTACTCCAACGCGGTCCTGCGTACCGGAGCCCGCGTCCGCCTCAAGGACGCCCTCCGCACCACCTGA